The following is a genomic window from Apodemus sylvaticus chromosome 10, mApoSyl1.1, whole genome shotgun sequence.
TCCTAGGGCAGgctgcccccccaccccgcccactTGGCCCTCCTACTTGCCCGCTGTCAGCCCACCGTCTGGGACATTCTCGGAACTGGGTGGCTGCCTCAGTGGGCTCATCTCTACACCCACAGATTTCTGGAAGATGACAGCTTGTACCTACTGAAGGAGTCTGGAGCCATGTTCAAGTTGGACTAAAGAGGCTGGGAGAGGGTGGATTCACCTCGGCTGAGGCTTGTCCCTTACCTCCTCGAAATGactgtttttttctccttttagctTCTTGAACTTGACCAGGTGGGGTTTGAACTCCTGTAGCTACCTGGCCCTTGCTGGCCCTCGCACGGAACCTGTCTTGGGAGCGGCCTCCTTACATCTGGGACAGGGAACAGGCAGCTGTCTGGTGCCTGGGGCTAAACTCGAGACTACGTTTTGAGGTCCTCAGAGAGGAGGACTGCTTCTGCACCCTCCCTTTCCACATCACTCACCCCCattgcacccacacacacacctccacttACCCCCAGAACCACAACCTTTGGGGTTCACTGGGATCTCTTTTTGTCGGGGCACCACTAGGTGGCACTGGATACTTGCTTGCCAGATGCCCAagtttctttctgggtctgaggaACTGGGCTGATGGGGTAGGGGGGGTTTCTTCCCTGCCTCCCACCACCATTACCGCTACCAGCAAATCCTGCCTTCAGGGCCAGGACCCCAGAAAGCTCAGGATCAGAACCCAGTCTGTTGTTCTGACTGGGAGTGGACACACTGACACAGAGGGCTATGGGCCAAGTCAGGAGCAGAGAGGACCACAGTCAGTGAGCTGGGGGACTGTGCATGCAGCACGGGCTCAGGGGGCAGGTTTGGGGAAGGTATGCGTAAGAGATGAACATGCACAGGACATGcttgtaggaggcagaggcagaacagaacagaacagggaATCAAGTCAACAGCCACTGGAGCCCCAAGTCAGCCCGGGGCCCCAAGGCCGCCCAGTGCTAGCACAGGCACATGACCTGATAGACTTTGGGATGctgggtgtgagtgtgggtgcccGCCCAGCGCCCCTTTGCACTGCACCTAAATcacacacctctctctcacacacacacacacacacacacacacacacacacacacgtcttgaGAGCACCCTGCAGAACTAGCCCCTGGAAGgcacagagggggagggggaagtgtcCGCGCCTGAGGCAGGCACTAGTTCTTTATCTTGGGATGGTGGGTCTCCCACTCTGTGGATCGCCCCTTTGTCAGAGCTGGACTCTCCCGGGGCAATCCCAGGGCAAGCAGGGCCTGTCCAGCCTGTATCCTGAAGCACCCCACCAGGAAGGCAGTCTGTAGTTGAGCCCTGCCTCTATTCTCTGCCCCCTCTTTGTGGGGGAGGATAGCTATGCCAGGGCTCCAGCTCAGGTTCTTGGGTAGCCTAgtagggttttggttttggttttgttttgttttgttttgatactaAGAACAATTTTAAGGCCGGAGTTAGGAAAGGATGTGCTTAATAAAGCAGTTCCTGGCCTCACTTACCCTGACTCTGCTCCTCTTTGTGTATACGGCGGGCTGGAGGGAAGGAGGCACTACCACTGGCCAGTGGCATATTTCCACCTGGGCGCAGGAGAGGGAGGGTGGTGGGGACCAGGCCTGGAGCCAAGCAGAACCCGAGGTCAGTGGGGCTGGGGGGGTCTGGCTGGCACTGACTCTTGCCTTCTTGAGTCTCAGCCTGCATTTGCGTCTGGACCGTAACAGccacacctctccagccctcttctccTCAGGATCCCTGAGCCTCACCTGAGGACAAACTGGCGGGACCTGCTACCCAGCTGAGGCTGGGTGACTAACCACTAGAACCACACAAGCACCTGGCACACAGCGGGTGCCGTGTGGCCTCCGGGACGTGGccttcctggggtggggggaaagggcGTTATAGAAAGAAGCCTTTGTGGAGGCTTCTAGGGGAAGGAGAGCTAGGACTCCTAAGCCTCCTTCCTAAGCCTTAGGTTCCTCCTAAGCCTCGGAGGCCTTTGCACAGTCCTTGATTCTAGGAGCGTACAACCAGCATAGACACAGTAGGGGACTATTGCTTTATTAGGTGCTACTTGGGGTGATAAGGAGTTTGGGAGGCACAGGACACCTGACGTGGGGTGGGGCCCTCACACTTGCACCTCCATCTTCTGGGCCCAGGCAAAAAAGACGCCCTTGACATCATCTACCCCCGTGCGGAGGTGGGCAGGCATGATGTAGGTGCGAAGGTCTCGGACCTCATAACCACCAAGGACCAGGgcctccctcacctcctcctctGACACGGGCACCACAGATAGCCTGGCCTCCCCAGCAAGGTACCACGACTCCTGCAGGGCCCCAATGAGGAGAAGATGACCCCCGGGCCTCAGCAATGTCGTGATGTGATGCAAAGCTTGCCGGAAGCTAGCAAGATCTGGGCTCACAGCCTCgaggcagaaggcagagaccAAGGCATCGGCAGGCAGGGGGGCCAGGCTCGCCATTCCCAGGGGCTGGGGCTTGTGCACATCGATGGGCAAGACACGCTTCACCCGTGCTCGAAGCTGGTGTTCTTTCTCCTGCCAGGACTCACTGtatgggggcagggggggggacAAGGCGGGGCTCAGGACCACCCCAGAGGCTCAGTCCTCTGCAgtcctccaccacccacccaccgcTCCACAGGAAGCTCCCAGCCCGGCTTTcaccccctgtcctctcacccccTGTCCTCGATGAGGCAGGCATACTGGCTATACACGCTCCAGTCAAAGGCCCCTGGTTCCTCTCGCAGCCAGAGGCCCAGCTCCTGCCGGTTGACCTCCAAGAAGTCTGTCATGGTGATGTCTTCGAAGTGGGCACAGGCACTGAGCAACTGGTATATGGTGGGGCCCGAGCCTATGTCAATGAGGACCCGTCCAGACACCTCCCCTggtggagaagaggagggatAACAGGTAACTCCTGCCTCAGCCGCCCTCTCCTGCCTCACGCTCTCCCCAGCACCTCTTCAGGGTAGTGTCTGGAACAAGTGACGAGCTGACAGGACTCCTCTAACTACTCAGAATCTAGCTCTAGTTACAGTTTAGTGGGGGACATCCTGAGGCATCAAGGAATCAAGTCTCTCCaacctcccctcttcccccatacactccttctctctctctctctctctctctctctctctctctctctctctctctctctctctctctctctctcctggtcccATCTGTCTCTCAGTCTTAAGCATCCTCCCCTTGAAAGAAAAGGACTCTAAATCGTCTAGTCAGTCTTCCAATTCCCGGCCTCAAGTGGTCCTCCAAGCCTAGTGTCCCTAGTCCCTGGGACTACAGGCGCGCTCCTGTTTGCGCCCGCTAGACACCTTTGCCCATGACTTCTGCTCTCTCATGCCCCAGTTTCCGGTGCTCACCGGTGGCAAAGACTTGGGCCATGCAGCGCAGCTTCCAAGGCCCGACGCCATCAGGGTTGCTCAGGTCTCCACGAGGAGGCGCGTAGTTGTTGAGGAGGTAGGCGCGGGGCTCGAAGCGCTGGTAAGCCAAGGCGACAGCTGCCTGGCCAGGGTGGCTGTCAGGGTCCATCCCTGCAGTGGGCTTCGGGTCTGAGCCGCCACAGCCGCCGCCGTTCATGCTTCTGTTGGGGCCTCCTATCCCCCTGCTAACCTCTCCATCCCTTTATCTACCACTGGGTCCCCCCACCCGGACCCCTCCGTCACAGGGGCAGGTGGCTGCTGAGGGATGAGGCGCCTGAGGCCACCACATCTCTGTCACTCCATCCATCTCAGTTAGTGTCCGAGCAGCAGAGGCGCGGGCGTGGGCGTGGGGGGCGCCCTTTAGAACATCGCTCCCGCCCCACCCTTGCTCTACATACACTTGCATACATCCTTCCTGGCCCCTGCTCGCTCCAGAGCTGCCCTACACCCCCAACCTCAGTTCCCGGGGTACCCCGGCTCCTCACCAGCCTCCCACAGACTCTTTGCCCAGCATCCCATCCCTTCTCTTTCCCAAGATCTGAATTAGCTAGTCCCAGCCTCCTTCCCCAGGCCTCACCCCGTCTCTCTGGGCACCCCTTACAAACTCTCCTCCTTTGTAATGCCATCCCTACCTCCagacctctaagccatctctagCTTGCAGGGACCCTTCCCTCCTCCAGAAAGGACACTCTGTTCCAGCCTCTGTCTTGGGAACCCCGGGTCCTGAGCAGGTTTCTGCCCTGAGCATCGGATGGCAGCAGAGATAAGAGAGGTGAGGCAGTGCTAATGCTTTTAGCAAGCAGAACATCCGGGCACCCCCTGCGGGCCTCCGGGGCTATATGTGCTGCTTATCTGGAGGCCGGGTAAGCATGGTTGGTTCAGGGTGTTCCTACCAGGTCAGGGACACTGGACTCAGGTCAGAACAATGAGTGCCGTAAGAACAAAGAACAGCACATTCTCGGTACTGCCACAGCCGCTGAAGGGGCAGCGCATGCGCACTTTTGGCGTTTCGCAGGTACCCCTTCACAGGTACAGGACCCTGCCTCTCTTCCCACCACGACCCCTCTGTCAACAATCCTGTCCCCACTAGGGAGTTGGCAGGGACTGGCCTTCAGGTCTTGCTTGGTGCTTCAGGTACCTGGCACATAATTTGTGTGTCTTCCTTCCCAAGTGCTCAAAATGGCAAACCACCTTGACACCAGTGTCTCCAGGAACGCTTTGAGTCCTATGACTTTctggggtgagtgggtgggttacCAGCCTCTGCTAAAATAGTCCTGGTCTTCTATCCAGTCCTCCTCTGTGCCCCTTCCTTATCCCAAAGGCCAGATACCCAGGCTGGGCCAGGAATCATCACAACAGCTGCGGAGGTCACAGACGGGAACTTAAATCCTGCCCTCCCACCCAGGCCAGGGACAGTGGAAGACCTGATGCCAGCCAAGGATTGATTCCGTCTGGATCTACAACTGACAGGCCTTAGGGTCACTGACCCCATCCACACCCCAAGGCACAGCCAAGGACAGCCCCGGTGCCAGCCCCTTCCATAACCTCCACAGATATCATTTAAACAAACCCTGATGCCAGCTGGCCTGCTGGCCACTCTCCAGTGCCAGGAACAGGACGTGGAAGCCAGGACTGGGCAGTGGCACAGGAACGGGGACCAGACAGTCACCCTGTTTACAGCTCTGCCCCTGTACCCCACCCCGAAGCATGGAGTGTACCCTCTGGTTATGCCATATTTAGCTCAAATGTTTGGCTGTTCCCAGACGTGCATGGGGGACATTCATGCCCAGCCCGCCaaccaccaagaaagaaagaagcccgGAACGTGGCTGAGCATTTATTGTGGTGCTAACAGAGGGTGCTGGGGGCCTGCCCGCTTCCACCCTCTTCACATCCCCCTCCTTTCCAGTCTCCAAGCCTCCTCCCCGGAGCACTCCACATCCTGCCTTCTCCTACGCCATCTGTTACCGAACAGGCCGTttccaggggcctctcctctctccagcaTCTCTTGTCCCTTCTTCTGGGACTGGTGCTCAGCTCTCCACCCCTAGTGCTCGCCATCCTCGCTCCCCTCCCTGTGGGAACTCAGGACACCTAGGCATCCTGGCCTCTGGCTCCCCATCCCATAGCCCCCACCTCTGGGCAAACTACAAAAGCAGCCACGGCCAGCAGCTCTCCTCCATTGTCCTAGCCAGGAAGTGTCCAGCCCAAGACAGACACAGCAGAGCCTGAGTCACACAGTCCACCTCAGCCTCTCTGAGCCTCCTGGGACATGGATCGGGACAGGGTACGCCGCAGGGGCCCGGGTTTGCTGACGGGCACCACAGCGGGAAGCTGCTTGGTGATCTCAGCCACGTCCTGGCGCTCCACGCACTGGCCGCCCAGGGCTGTCTCCAGGGCCAGCAGCTCCCGCAGCTGGATGGGGGTCTCCTCGCGCTCCTCCTTGGCGGCTCCAACCTTGGTGGGGGTGAAGATGGGCAGGGGCAGCACCCGCTGGTACGGTAGCTGATATTCCTGCAGCCCACGGCCAAGGATACCCAGGCGCATCACCAGCCATGGCGAGCGCTGTACCACGGCCTGACACTGTCCCTGCCGGTGGTAGGTCTCACGCCTCTGTGTATCCTCCTCATGCAGGGAGCATCTGAAGGCAGAGAGGAGATAAAGATAGGGAACTCCTGAGAGCAGCTGTTCTCTGGTCTTGCTTGGGCTAAGTGGGGTCTCCCTGGGATGGTCAGATCCCTAGAGCAGGGGAGGGGCCCCAGAAATGTCAGGGGCTTGTACTCTGATATGTAGCAGGTGTTttgggggagcagaggcagaactTCCAGATGACCTACACTCACCCCTCTTCCGGCCGCGTAGACAGAGTCAGGTCTTTCCACTCAGCCCAGAAGGCTTCCCTGCGTTCCTGGTTCTCCTCAGACACCTGGCAGCTCAGCTCTGAAGTGGCCATGATTCCTTCTTGCTCCCTCTGCTGTGCCCTGCTCCTCCGGAGCCCTTTAAATAGCCCCCTTCTCCCCCGTCTCCCCCTTCTCCAGGGGCTATTTTCAGCCCCTCTGGCGTCAGATGCTATAAGCGGAGCCAAGACTcactggtggtggtgggggcagtGAGTCCAGGACGGGGGTTGGGGTACCCAGATTCTGCTTGCTctcaggtcagaggtcagcttgcaAAGCCTGCAAGATACTCTGTTGGGGGCTTGGGTCCTCAGAGTAGCACCTCCGGGTATCTGGCATGCCTCAAACCCTGCTTCGGACCAGGCACATGGCCAGCCTCGTGCCACCTTGGCGCTGTCTCCTGCCTGCTCCCCCTTGTCCGGGGAGGACAGCAGCGTGTCTGTAAACAGAACAggagaagcaggaactgatgcccCCCTCACTCTGCCCCACCATGGCAGCCCGGATCTTCTCCCCCTCCTGGGCTCAAGGGCACATACCATAGTGAGGTCCCTTGACCAGAAGATCACATAACTGAGTCTTCAGAGCGCCTGTTCAGAAAGCCCAGTTCCTAACCAGCAACACACCAGCAGGGAGAGGTCATTTCTGCCACACCCGACCCCTGGGTGAGAGTCTGTGCTCTTTCACTCCCCAAGGCCAATCATTAGAGGAGTGGTCTCCTGTGGTATTTAGGAGGTGAAGGAGttaagagtgggggagggggtatccCCTCCCAGCTGcctgcatggggggggggagcccaTTGAGCAGGGTTAGGAGACCTGGACCAGCGCTCAAGCTGGCTCTATTTTCTATAATCATGGAGCAGTCTCTGCCCCTTTCCAAGTCTCCCTTTATCGGCTTTTCACAATGGAATGAACTCTGGGACTGGGCAGCTCCACTGCTTTACCTGGGAGGGGACTAGCTCTCTCTCATGAAGCAGAGGAAAACAGATGTTGAGACCACCCAAGCACCCAGGGTGTAATTCATGGCATGAGAAGCTGGTGAATGGGGAGGCGGTGCTGGGGGAgaaggggcaggggtgggggcggggaatgAGGGCGCGGCTGAGGGAGTGAGCACGCTcctagaagcagcagcagcagaggctgagACTCCTGGGGACAGTAGAGAGCGTGCTCAGCTCCTGTCAGACTCAGAATGGTGCACCACTGAATCCTGAGGCCTGGGCCCATGTTGTATAACATGCAAGCCACAACCCTACAGGCCTGGTCCCCTGTGTTTGACAAAACAGGAAATGGAGGCTCAAGGAAGGGTTACCCAGGGTCTTGCACCTAGCCAGGACCAAGAAAAATCCACCTGGCTCCAAGCTAAGATTCCTTCAGAAGCCTGGAGGGAggacgggagggagggagggaggcctgaCTGGCCCTGGAACCCAGGCTTCAAGTTGCTTCCAGTGTGAGGACAGTTGGGGCACAAGGCCATGGTGAGCCCTGTAGACTCAGGATCAGTGTCTGGGGCACCACAGGTACCTCAGGAACTCTGAAGCCCAAGCGCCACCTTCAGGCCTGCTGTGGTTCAGTGGGTATCTCCTCAACCTCCAGCTGCATACAGACCTGAGCCAGACCTGTGACATCTCAGTAGAACCTTTCAGGAAAGGGAAACCTAGAAACCACTCACcctgggtgctggggaggggCTGGGTGGTGTTTCTGTCAAGAGCTAC
Proteins encoded in this region:
- the Tcap gene encoding telethonin — translated: MATSELSCQVSEENQERREAFWAEWKDLTLSTRPEEGCSLHEEDTQRRETYHRQGQCQAVVQRSPWLVMRLGILGRGLQEYQLPYQRVLPLPIFTPTKVGAAKEEREETPIQLRELLALETALGGQCVERQDVAEITKQLPAVVPVSKPGPLRRTLSRSMSQEAQRG
- the Pnmt gene encoding phenylethanolamine N-methyltransferase, with amino-acid sequence MNGGGCGGSDPKPTAGMDPDSHPGQAAVALAYQRFEPRAYLLNNYAPPRGDLSNPDGVGPWKLRCMAQVFATGEVSGRVLIDIGSGPTIYQLLSACAHFEDITMTDFLEVNRQELGLWLREEPGAFDWSVYSQYACLIEDRGESWQEKEHQLRARVKRVLPIDVHKPQPLGMASLAPLPADALVSAFCLEAVSPDLASFRQALHHITTLLRPGGHLLLIGALQESWYLAGEARLSVVPVSEEEVREALVLGGYEVRDLRTYIMPAHLRTGVDDVKGVFFAWAQKMEVQV